A genomic window from Homalodisca vitripennis isolate AUS2020 unplaced genomic scaffold, UT_GWSS_2.1 ScUCBcl_6370;HRSCAF=13553, whole genome shotgun sequence includes:
- the LOC124373774 gene encoding NAD-dependent protein deacetylase Sirt6-like encodes MSCNYADGLSPYENKGVLGVDEKFDSKEEVAEKVATLAAWIQESNHVVIHTGAGISTSAGIPDFRGPKGVWTLEAKGEKPDMNISFNDAVPTKTHMALAKLVQVGEYTFQI; translated from the exons ATGTCTTGTAATTACGCCGATGGCCTTTCTCCATATGAAAACAAGGGAGTTTTAGGTGTTGATGag aaattcgATAGTAAGGAAGAAGTAGCAGAGAAGGTTGCAACACTTGCAGCTTGGATTCAAGAATCAAACCATGTGGTAATCCATACAGGAGCAGGGATCAGTACTTCAGCTGGCATTCCAGACTTCAG AGGCCCAAAAGGTGTGTGGACCTTGGAAGCCAAAGGAGAAAAACCAGATATGAATATTTCGTTCAACGATGCGGTGCCAACAAAGACGCACATGGCTTTGGCTAAACTTGTTCAAGTGGGTGAGTACACTTTCCAGATTTAG